The following are encoded together in the Fundulus heteroclitus isolate FHET01 chromosome 19, MU-UCD_Fhet_4.1, whole genome shotgun sequence genome:
- the cx52.7 gene encoding connexin 52.7 has product MGDWNLLGSILEEVHIHSTIVGKIWLTILFIFRMLILGAAAEDVWDDEQSEFVCNTDQPGCKAVCYDRAFPISLIRYWVLQVIFVSAPSLVYMGHALYCIRALEKERHRRRIQLKGEMDEAELGLEDHKRIERELRRLEEQRKVKKAPLRGSLLRTYIIHILTRSLVEVCFILGQCVLYGIHLEPLYRCERLPCPNSVDCYISRPTEKTIFMVFMIIIAAVSLFLNILEIVHLGIRKIKQTLYGERYTEEDSMIYRSKKKASLQQLCVMSNVSPHNGPLTQTFKVIQEGDMKPLYYSSGVIHDPPRHNSLVHLGQTSYTCPPARMTPRSGEVCATPQASEGSDVRTVTTDHHPAWNSAMSTVEEDTTSQAEIHEEQHPQPSHLDPVHSGSTLRPAAIRALNEKDRQQSTVSDFQIPNPRRTSFMTRPPSESLSSMSASTSQSLHSSEESDELGSLQGDMPMMPPAGGRRMSMSMFLDISSIMKK; this is encoded by the coding sequence ATGGGTGACTGGAACCTGCTGGGCAGCATCCTAGAAGAGGTCCACATTCATTCCACCATCGTAGGGAAGATCTGGCTCACTATCCTCTTCATCTTCCGCATGCTGATCCTGGGAGCCGCAGCTGAGGACGTCTGGGACGATGAGCAGTCAGAGTTCGTCTGCAACACGGACCAACCAGGCTGCAAGGCGGTCTGCTACGACCGGGCCTTCCCCATTTCCCTCATCCGCTACTGGGTGCTGCAGGTCATCTTTGTGTCTGCGCCTTCGCTGGTTTACATGGGCCACGCTCTGTACTGCATCAGAGCGCTGGAGAAGGAGCGCCACCGGCGACGCATCCAGCTGAAGGGCGAAATGGACGAGGCAGAACTGGGACTGGAGGATCATAAACGCATAGAGAGGGAGCTGAGGaggctggaggagcagaggaaggTGAAGAAGGCCCCTCTCAGAGGTTCCCTGCTGAGAACCTACATCATCCATATCCTTACTCGCTCTCTGGTGGAGGTTTGCTTCATCCTGGGCCAGTGCGTCCTGTACGGAATCCACCTGGAGCCCCTGTACAGGTGTGAGAGGCTGCCCTGCCCCAACAGTGTGGACTGCTACATCTCCCGGCCCACAGAAAAGACCATCTTCATGGTTTTTATGATCATCATCGCCGCAGTGTCGCTGTTCTTGAACATTCTGGAGATTGTCCACCTGGGCATCCGTAAAATCAAGCAGACTCTGTACGGTGAGAGGTACACAGAGGAAGACAGCATGATCTACAGGTCCAAGAAAAAGGCCTCCTTGCAGCAGCTTTGCGTCATGAGCAACGTTTCCCCTCACAACGGACCACTGACTCAGACCTTTAAAGTGATCCAGGAGGGCGACATGAAGCCTCTTTATTACAGCAGTGGAGTCATCCACGATCCACCGAGACACAACAGCTTGGTTCATCTGGGTCAGACCAGCTACACTTGCCCCCCGGCGAGGATGACGCCCAGGTCTGGAGAGGTTTGTGCAACTCCACAAGCCAGTGAAGGCTCAGATGTCCGCACAGTGACCACGGACCACCATCCGGCCTGGAACTCTGCCATGTCCACAGTGGAGGAGGACACGACCAGCCAGGCAGAAATCCACGAGGAGCAGCATCCTCAGCCCAGTCATCTGGACCCTGTGCATTCTGGGAGCACCTTAAGGCCTGCGGCTATCAGAGCCCTCAATGAGAAAGACAGACAACAGTCCACGGTCAGCGACTTCCAGATTCCCAACCCCAGAAGGACCAGCTTCATGACCAGGCCTCCATCTGAAAGCCTGTCGTCCATGAGCGCCTCCACCAGCCAATCCCTGCACAGCTCAGAGGAGTCCGACGAACTAGGATCTCTCCAGGGAGACATGCCTATGATGCCGCCAGCCGGAGGCCGACGGATGTCAATG
- the ankrd6a gene encoding ankyrin repeat domain-containing protein 6, whose product MAAFCRRNSLRSSDMENLMCTLSSAEEVENPAVVKEHCKPGEGEAIHPKVSGHQTALHRSAMVGNSEAMAALVAGGCAVDLQDPLGNTALHEVSWHGFTQCVKLLVKAGADVHVRNKAGNTALHLACQNAHAPTAQLLLLAGSNPDAKNKVGDTCLHVAARYNNQNLLKMLLGSRCCLNETNQVGDTALHVAAALNHRKAVQLLLSAGVDVRVRNKAGKTALDKAREHQSKQVVLLLSKVPQVRYMRRKTTRRPRPRSPTRPVRDSICRMEQTEPRSDVKDLDEEGLPSGRKPSKVPKDEFWDEGRKPFQLYTLYRDKEGKVRQAPAGSCLCESLLKKLQENLKSTEEELKLQILNVKEELHRQMDRMERRNKQQLGIFHTLIQEKAAVERRSIASRMEQRAAEGRAEALRNQAALRHELKAWCLSLLEEGNMPVPAETQHHKLLPSPSAAQTDPESVPLLLSGESRPSFPTNTLRPRCSKSLDSAEQAMSRTYFEMKVDRCAATDQNQNPESSPYLPTISAAPSWHPASLQDLPESACCNKEPSDSSSSTGPRKEVWGPTNDTMVLEFLMDRPGGPSFIQERKHLQAMEVTQRFFDAVSAQLERWCSRKILEVERQSELRTREERKEMLQRIRELEDELHKLHTDEGTESFVR is encoded by the exons ATGGCCGCGTTCTGCAGGAGAAACTCTCTTAGATCTTCAGACATGGAGAACCTGATGTGCACGCTCAGTTCGGCTGAG GAAGTAGAAAACCCAGCAGTCGTGAAAGAGCACTGCAAGCCTGGAGAAGGTGAAGCTATCCATCCAAAG GTCTCTGGACACCAGACGGCACTTCACCGCAGTGCCATGGTGGGGAACAGCGAAGCCATGGCGGCCCTGGTAGCTGGAGGCTGCGCTGTGGACCTGCAGGACCCG CTCGGCAACACGGCGCTCCATGAGGTGTCCTGGCACGGATTCACACAGTGCGTCAAGCTGCTCGTTAAGGCCGGCGCCGACGTGCACGTCAGGAACAAG GCGGGAAACACGGCGCTCCACCTGGCCTGTCAGAACGCGCATGCTCCAACTGCTCAGCTCCTGCTGCTCGCCGGTTCGAATCCCGACGCCAAGAACAAG GTGGGGGACACCTGTCTGCACGTGGCCGCTCGTTACAACAACCAGAACCTGCTGAAGATGCTGCTGGGGTCCCGGTGCTGCTTGAATGAGACCAACCAG GTTGGTGACACGGCTCTACATGTCGCTGCAGCTCTGAACCACAGGAAAGCCGTTCAGCTTTTACTGTCGGCCGGTGTGGACGTGAGAGTCCGGAACAAA GCGGGTAAAACGGCTCTGGATAAAGCCAGAGAGCACCAGAGCAAACAGGTGGTTCTCCTGCTCTCCAAAGTTCCTCAG GTGCGCTACATGAGAAGAAAGACGACGAGGAGACCCAGACCGAGAAGTCCGACCCGACCTGTCAGA GACAGCATCTGCAGGATGGAGCAAACTGAGCCCAGATCAGATGTCAAG GATCTGGATGAAGAAGGTCTCCCTTCAGGAAGGAAACCCAGCAAAGTGCCGAAGGATGAGTTCTGGGATGAAGGCAGAAAACCCTTCCAGCTTTACACGCTTTACAGAGACAAGGAGGGCAAAGTTCGACAG GCTCCAGCTGGCAGCTGCCTCTGCGAGTCTCTCCTGAAGAAGCTGCAGGAGAATCTGAAGAgcacagaggaggagctgaagctgcagaTCCTGAACGTCAAGGAGGAGCTCCACAGACAGATGGACAGGATGGAGCGTCGTAACAAACAGCAG CTCGGGATCTTCCACACGTTGATCCAGGAGAAAGCAGCAGTGGAGAGGAGGAGCATCGCATCCAGGATGGAGCAGAGAGCAGCTGAGGGGCGAGCAGAAGCTCTGAGGAACCAG GCTGCTCTGAGACACGAGCTGAAGGCCTGGTGTCTGTCTCTGCTGGAGGAGGGGAACATGCCGGTGCCGGCTGAGACCCAGCACCACAAACTGCTGCCGTCACCGTCTGCGGCTCAAACCGACCCGGAGTCGGTGCCGCTGCTGCTATCTGGAGAAAGCAGGCCTTCTTTTCCAACAAACACCTTGAGACCCAGATGTTCCAAGAGTTTGGACTCAGCGGAGCAGGCCATGAGTAGGACCTACTTTGAGATGAAGGTGGACAGGTGTGCAG CaacagatcagaaccagaacccggaAAGCTCACCGTATCTCCCGACAATCTCTGCTGCCCCCTCCTGGCACCCTGCATCACTGCAGGACCTTCCTGAGTCTGCATGTTGCAATAAGGAACCATCCGACAGTAGCTCCAGCACCGGCCCCCGGAAAGAGGTTTGGGGGCCAACCAATGACACCATGGTTCTGGAGTTCCTCATGGACCGGCCTGGTGGTCCATCGTTCATCCAGGAGAGGAAACACCTGCAGGCCATGGAG GTGACTCAGCGGTTCTTCGATGCCGTGTCGGCTCAGCTGGAGCGCTGGTGCTCCAGGAAGATCCTGGAGGTGGAGCGGCAGTCGGAGCTCAGGACCcgggaggagaggaaggagatGCTGCAACGAATCCGAGAGCTGGAGGATGAGCTTCACAAGCTGCACACCGATGAGGGGACAGAGAGCTTTGTGCGATAG